Proteins encoded together in one Falco biarmicus isolate bFalBia1 chromosome 4, bFalBia1.pri, whole genome shotgun sequence window:
- the PROK2 gene encoding prokineticin-2 isoform X2, whose translation MRSLRGAAPPPVLPLLLLLLPLLLLLAAGQGAVITGACDRDQQCGGGMCCAVSLWIRSLRMCTPMGNLGEECHPLSHRVPFSGRRMHHTCPCLPGLACVRTSPSKFKCLPDFRKEDVFF comes from the exons ATGCGGAGCTTGCGCGGCGCTGCGCCGCCGCCggtgctgccactgctgctgctgctgctgccgctgctgctgctgttggcgGCCGGGCAGGGCGCCGTCATCACCGGG GCCTGCGACCGAGACCAGCAGTGCGGAGGAGGGATGTGCTGTGCGGTTAGCCTCTGGATCCGCAGCCTGCGAATGTGCACGCCAATGGGAAATTTGGGAGAGGAGTGCCATCCTCTGAGTCACCGA GTCCCCTTCTCCGGGCGGCGGATGCACCACACCTGCCCGTGCCTCCCCGGCCTGGCCTGTGTACGGACTTCTCCCAGCAAATTCAAATGTTTACCGGACTTCAGAAAAGAAGATGTCTTTTTTTAG
- the PROK2 gene encoding prokineticin-2 isoform X1 codes for MRSLRGAAPPPVLPLLLLLLPLLLLLAAGQGAVITGACDRDQQCGGGMCCAVSLWIRSLRMCTPMGNLGEECHPLSHRVSPLLRAADAPHLPVPPRPGLCTDFSQQIQMFTGLQKRRCLFLAGAILHEEEPLNVFFFLLL; via the exons ATGCGGAGCTTGCGCGGCGCTGCGCCGCCGCCggtgctgccactgctgctgctgctgctgccgctgctgctgctgttggcgGCCGGGCAGGGCGCCGTCATCACCGGG GCCTGCGACCGAGACCAGCAGTGCGGAGGAGGGATGTGCTGTGCGGTTAGCCTCTGGATCCGCAGCCTGCGAATGTGCACGCCAATGGGAAATTTGGGAGAGGAGTGCCATCCTCTGAGTCACCGAGTGA GTCCCCTTCTCCGGGCGGCGGATGCACCACACCTGCCCGTGCCTCCCCGGCCTGGCCTGTGTACGGACTTCTCCCAGCAAATTCAAATGTTTACCGGACTTCAGAAAAGAAGATGTCTTTTTTTAGCAGGAGCTATTCTGCATGAGGAAGAGCCGCTCaatgtattctttttcttgttattgTGA